A genome region from Megalobrama amblycephala isolate DHTTF-2021 linkage group LG16, ASM1881202v1, whole genome shotgun sequence includes the following:
- the LOC125249609 gene encoding uncharacterized protein LOC125249609 translates to MQTPSAVPFADIITSLAVLHQDQHQALLDLRSDQERRFQAILQVQQEDRERFRSWIDREVRTETTGQLAAPTHLPLNKMGPLDDPEAFLDLFEKSAEVSGWPRDQWPMRLIPLLSGESQVAAQQLPVQNLLVFDDLKRAILQRVGRTPEQHRQRFRSLELGESGRPFVMAQQLRDSCRKWLLAEGGDVEQVIDLVVLEQFITRLPKRTAEWVQCHRPTSLDSAIHLAEDHMVACPGVGEPLPSASLSPSLPSSSLSKPVPLPRSRPPGPPRVPPRGRGGTEQGFFSGPRVPPRGAGPSAAGLDPTPASPLSPRQPFNPLPATRAAGRSGPACWRCGDPEHFVDRCPIMEVGTLIRVPDVPQAAPGQAGGYQIP, encoded by the exons ATGCAAACGCCCTCCGCCGTGCCGTTTGCGGACATCATCACATCCCTCGCGGTCTTACACCAAGACCAACATCAAGCCCTGCTGGACCTCCGCTCGGATCAGGAGCGGCGTTTCCAAGCCATCCTTCAGGTCCAGcaggaagaccgcgagaggttccggagctggatcgACCGGGAGGTTCGTACGGAGACCACCGGACAGCTGGCTGCGCCCACCCATCTTCCCCTCAACAAAATGGGCCCGCTGGATGACCCGGAGGCCTTCCTGGACCTTTTCGAGAAGTCCGCGGAGGTGTCAGGTTGGCCCCGGGATCAGTGGCCCATGCGACTCATCCCACTGCTCTCGGGTGAGTCGCAGGTGGCAGCGCAGCAGCTGCCTGTacagaacctcctggtcttcGACGACCTGAAGAGGGCCATACTTCAGCGGGTCGGCCGGACCCCAGAACAGCATCGCCAACGGTTCCGCTCACTGGAGTTAGGCGAGTCCGGTCGGCCCTtcgtgatggcccaacagctccgggactcctgcCGCAAATGGCTCCTGGCCGAGGGAGGCGACGTGGAGCAAGTCATCGATCtggtggtgctggagcagtTCATAACTCGGCTGCCCAAAAGAAcagccgagtgggtccagtgccaccgtcCCACGTCGCTGGACTCGGCCATCCACCTCGCGGAGGACCACATGGTGGCGTGCccaggggtcggcgaaccccttccatctgcctctctctctccttctcttccatcctcctctctctctaAGCCTGTCCCTCTCCCCAGGTCTCGTCCGCCCGGCCCTCCTCGTGTCCCGCCCCGGGGGCGGGGCGGGACTGAACAGGGATTCTTTTCCGGACCTCGGGTCCCGCCCAGGGGGGCGGGACCATCTGCTGCCGGGCTGGAccccactcctgcttctcccctctctccGCGCCAACCATTTAACCCTCTCCCTGCCACGAgagcggcgggcaggtctgggccggcctgttggcgttgcggggacccggagCATTTCGTGGACAGGTGTCCGATTATGGAGGTTGGGACGTTGATCCGGGTCCCGGACGTTCCGCAGGCCGCCCCTGGTCAAGCTGGCGGGTACCAAATTcct taa